The nucleotide sequence TTGGGCTCATGGTACCGGGGTCGATATTGATATAGGGATCGAATTTTTGCAGTGTGACACGAATGCCTCTGCTTTTCAGTAATGTACCCAAAGCGGCTGCGGTAATTCCTTTACCCAGACTGGAAACAACACCGCCTGTGATGAAGATAAATTTAGTCATTTGCCATTCCTCCTAAAAACTGCAGTCGGAGGGAACAAAACAGAAAAAGACTGACCTTGGGAAGGTCAGTCTCTTCAGCACCTTTTTCAAGCGCCCTTTATATCATAGCAAAAATCAACCTGTTGTCAAGTATTTTGTTATCAAAGCCGCCAAAAAATTTTAGAATTCCGGTGGCTCGATGATTTCGCCTTCCTCTTCTTCTTCGTCTTCGTCGTTATCCGCTTCGTCATCCCAGATATAGTCTTCGGCTTTGGGCTGATAATGCTTCTCGGAGGGCAGCAGATCGGGGTCGTGCTTTTTCGGCGCTTCCCCCTTCCAATCGCGCAGGCCCCAGAGACCGTTCCCTTTGAAGGAAAAGCGGGAATCCAGATTGAGGGCGGTATAAATACGCGACATCGCACGGGCTGTATCCGCTGTTGAAATTCCTTTGACAGCAATGACCTGAGCCATCAGCTCACGGCTGGTCATCGTGACGCCGTTTTGCAGCAGCTGAAAGGCTATATCCGTTTCGCTTAGGTTTTTATTGGGATTTTTAGCTGACATGTCCAACACCTCTCGAGTTAATCAGATCTGTTTTGAATTTGTAACTGCACCAATATACCGTATTCGAGAGCGGAACGCAATAGTAAAATACCAGAAAATGTGAATTAATTTTAGAGAATTTTGAATAAAAAATAACAGGCTTTGCTGAAAACATTGGATCCGGATCAATGTTTTGGCAAAGCCTGTCTTGTCCCGAAAATCAGTTGTTTTTGTTCGGCCGGACTAAACGCCTTTTTTCCTGAGTTGGATCAGCATATCGGCGGTCATGCTGGCCAAATCATACTTCGGAGCCCAGCCCCAATCCGCTCTGGCGACACTGTCGTCAATGCTGTTCGGCCAGGAATCGGCGATGGCCTGGCGAATGGGATCGACATCATAAGACATCTTGAATTCCGGGATGTGTTTGCGGATTTCGGCAGCGATCTGCTCCGGTTCGAAGGACATCGCCGTAATGTTATAGGCATTGCGATGGGTCAATTTGGCGGGATCCGCCTCGATCAGGGTCATGATGCCATTCAAGGCATCGGGCATATACATCATATCCATATAAGTGCCGGCTCCGATATAACTGACATAAGCTTTTTTGCGCAGGGCTTCGTAATAAATATCCACGGCATAGTCCGTTGTGCCGCCGCCGGGCAGAGCCGCATAGGAAATGAGGCCGGGAAAGCGCACGCCGCGGGTATCCACGCCGTATTTTTTAGCATAATAATCGCAAAGCAATTCGCCGGCTACCTTGGTCACGCCGTACATGGTGGTGGGACGTTGGATGGTATCCTGCGGGGTTTTGTCGGGCGGGGTGCCGGGGCCAAAAGCGGCGATCGAACTGGGCGTGAAGACGGCGCAGCCGGTTTCTCTGGCCAATTCCAGGACGTTGAATAAACCGCCCAAGTTGATCTGGAACGCTAAGGTCGGTTTCTTCTCGGCAACGGCAGACAAGAGAGCGGCGAGATGGATGATCTGGTTGACGCCGTATTTTTTGACGACTTCAGCCATGCGGGCCGTATCGAGCACATCGATTTTTTCGTAAGGTCCGTTTGCCAAAGCAGGCGTGGCGCTGTCATGCAAGTCGCTGCCGACGACATTGTCAGTGCCGTAACGTTCGCGCAGCGCCAGGACCAATTCGGTTCCGATTTGTCCCAAGGAACCGGTAACAAGAATTTTTTTCTGAGACATGATAATAACCCCTTTCTATTTTTACCGGTCATTCCCGGTAGGATCACAACGCTACATCCGCGTCGGCGCCGGAATCCCCAGCAAGCCGAGACTGCGCTTTAAAATACGGCGATAGGCATCCACCAAACCCAAACGGAAGCCGCGAATCTCGGCGCTCCCGGCATTCATCACCGGAGTTGTTTCATAGAAAGCCATAAAGCTGGAGGCCAGTTGATAAACATACTCCGTCATCGCGGAGGGAGCCAGCTCTTCCGCCGCTTTGGCAATGGCGTCCGGCAGTTCGTTCATCCATTTAATCAGCTGCTTTTCCGGCTCGCTTAAAGAAAAACCGGCGGGTATTGTATAGGAAGGTTCCGCTCCCTGGCCGCGGGCGCGTTCCAGGATATTATTGGCTCTGGCATGCGCATACTGCAGATAGGGGCCGGTATTGCCCTGCATATTCAGCGCTTCGGCAAAATCGAAGACAATAATCGAGTTCATATTGTAACGGATCATATAATAGCGGATGGCTGCGACGGCAATCTGCTGACCCAGCCGGCGATTTTCCTGCTCGCTTTGCTCGGGATGGCGCCTGGCTACTTCTTCCGTTGCCTTGGCGATGACGCGGTCTACCAGATCATCGGCTTTTACCCCGATGCCCTTGCGGCCCGCCATAGCGTAAACATCTTTTTCCGCGCCGGCCTCCACATTGACCCCCAGCTCCCCGGCAGCCGCAGCAGACAAGGCGACGACTTCATAACCAAAATGGATCGAATTTTCTGCTTCCTTGACGAAGCCCAATTTGTGCAGTGAAACGCGCAAGACATCCTGCAGATATTTCTGCCGGATATCAATCACATTGATCACACGATCGGCATGCCCGTAAAGGCTGCTGCTGCTGCCATGGTAAGTATCGCTGGTGACCAATACCTGACCGTTTTGCTGCACGAGATAGGGCCGATAAAGGAAATCCAAGCCCAGGATACCGAATTTCCACATCTGATTGGCGATATCCTTTGCCACATAAGTTGCCGTGCCATTGGAGCGGACCAGCACTTTGTCGGGGTTCTCCAGATTGCGGAACCCTTCCACATCATCCAACTTGACCACCCAGCAGCCGGCATTGGGGCCGCTCGTTTCATGCACCAGACCGCCGTTGCCTTGCAGATGAGCAAAAGCATGCTGCCAGAAGCCCAGATGCAGAATGTCGCTTTCCCAGGTGAGCAGGTCGTAGAAAATATCGAAGCGGGCCATGGTGCGCAGATGACAATTGACGATGCGGGCGGCGATTTCCTTTGCCCCGGCGGCAATGGCGTTGCCGCCGCTTTCGATGGCATGTAAAATTTCCCGCTGACGTTCCTTCAACTCCGGACGGGTCAGATAAAGCTCATTGATGTCCGTATAAAGATCCCAGCAAAAATAATCGAAGCTTTCTTTCGTTTCATCCCATTGACGATTCAGCACTTCCATGCCGACAACGATATCCGCCACGGCGGTGCCGGTATCATCAATATAATTCTGCACCTCCACCTGGTAACCATCGGCTCGTAAGAGACGGGCTAAGGTATCACCCAGACAGGAATTGCGCAAATGACCGATATGCGCCGCTTTATTGGGATTGATATTGGTATGCTCAATCACAATTTTACCCTTGGAGGACGCGGCGGGTTCGCCTGTCTTTGCTTTTACCGCGGCATCGAGTAATTTTTGCGCCAGATAATTGTAATCGTAGCGCAGATTCAGATAACCGGGCGGGGTAACGGAAACCTCCCCGATTTCGGGCGGCAGCAGCGGTTTGAGCGCGGCAGCCAGAGCGTGGGCGATATCCAAAGGTTTGCGGCGCAGGGTTTTGGCCAGCTTTAAGCAAACCGGCGTGGACAAATCGCCGAAAGCGGGGTTCGGCGCGCTGTCCCAGGCAATCTCTTCCGGCTGCACTTCTGTGTTGAGCCCGTTATGCAAAGCGGTGGCAGTGAATTCGCGAAGCAGCGTTAGATTCATTGTATCACTTCCGTCTCGTAGTATTTGATCGGATCGGTCTGTTCGGCAGGGCTGTTGGTTTCGCTCCGCAGAGCAAGCAGACCTTGCCGCAGCAAACTGGGACCAGAAACAGTTTTAGTATAGCACAACCGCCCGGCATTGTCATGGAAACACCAGAAAATTGCAGTAAGTACAAGAAATATCGCAAAGCAGCTGCCTGGTTAAGCCAAAAAACTTGAGTATGGCAGAAAATGGTCTTGAGCATTCCGCCGTAAAGTACATGGTTCATTCCGCCGCGGTGCGAATCGCCTTAGCCATTCCGCCGTTTGTAAGCGACTGTTTTGCTGCTTTGCCCATTTTTTAAGCCATGCGGCCGTCACCTGGAGTGAACGTTCGCCGGCGGTTAAATTCATTTTGCGGTGATTGCAGCTGGCTCTGTCGCCGGTTCTCCCTGCCAAATCTTACTGCAGCCGTTGGAATGTTACAAACAGATTTCTGACAGCCGATTTCGGCGTTTTGCTTTACGATTTTGTTACAACTTTCGCAAAACGCTTGCGAAAGTTGGCAAGCACTGTTATACTGACGGCAGATATCGGATACGGAGGTTACGATTTACGAACGAATGCAAACAACTTTGGTCAAACCAGGCAAGTGCATTCAAAGGTCGAGTTCGAAACGTTTCTTCTCTTCTGATAAAGACCCTCAAAAAAGGAGGGTCAAACACACAAAAGAATTTAAAGGAGGAAAAAACTCGTGAAGAAGTTTTTATCCGTATTATTGACCATTGCGATGGTTATGTCCTTGTTCACCGGCACCGTATTGGCTGTGCCCGCAAATCCCAGCATGACTACATTCACTATTACTGCTGGAACTGCAAGCAAGGAATTCAAACTTGACGGCTGGGCTGCTTCTACCGAAAAAGTAGATTATACGATTTTTTCGACAAGAACCGGTAGTGGCCCCTATGTTTATGCAACGGCTGATGCAGTGCAAGCCGAAACTGGAATCACTGTTGGTACTGATGATAGCATTACGATTAACACCAGTAATCTTCTAACCACCACTCCTAATACTGTTTTTTATTTGGTAATCACCAAAGCTGATAACACTATTCATGAAGTTGTAATTAATGTCCGGTACACACTGACCATCAACGGCAGCACTACTGCTCCTAAATTGAACTTAAATGAAAGCACCACTCTTACCGGCACACTAATGAATAACGGAGTTGCTGTTAAGAACACGGTTATTTCATTCAAATCTGGTGCTACAGTTTTGGGGTTAACCACAACTGGCCCTGACGGGAGCTTTAACATGGTTGTAACTGTCACCGCTGCAGCTGCTTATGACATTTGTGTCGGGCCGATTACTACTCCACCAACTGAGGTACCTTATTATACTGCTAGTTTCAATGTTGTAGAAAACATTGATGTTGCAGTAACTACGAAACCCGCTACTTTGCGCTCTGGTACCAATAATGCTGTTTTTACTTTCACCCCTAAGACCGATACAACCGCTTTAACAGGTGATTTAACGGACCATAATTTAGTGAACGTCACAACTCCTGATGGTTATGTCTTTACCGGAAGATTCACTACTT is from Negativicutes bacterium and encodes:
- the rpoE gene encoding DNA-directed RNA polymerase subunit delta — translated: MSAKNPNKNLSETDIAFQLLQNGVTMTSRELMAQVIAVKGISTADTARAMSRIYTALNLDSRFSFKGNGLWGLRDWKGEAPKKHDPDLLPSEKHYQPKAEDYIWDDEADNDEDEEEEEGEIIEPPEF
- a CDS encoding L-threonine 3-dehydrogenase is translated as MSQKKILVTGSLGQIGTELVLALRERYGTDNVVGSDLHDSATPALANGPYEKIDVLDTARMAEVVKKYGVNQIIHLAALLSAVAEKKPTLAFQINLGGLFNVLELARETGCAVFTPSSIAAFGPGTPPDKTPQDTIQRPTTMYGVTKVAGELLCDYYAKKYGVDTRGVRFPGLISYAALPGGGTTDYAVDIYYEALRKKAYVSYIGAGTYMDMMYMPDALNGIMTLIEADPAKLTHRNAYNITAMSFEPEQIAAEIRKHIPEFKMSYDVDPIRQAIADSWPNSIDDSVARADWGWAPKYDLASMTADMLIQLRKKGV
- a CDS encoding arginine--tRNA ligase, producing MNLTLLREFTATALHNGLNTEVQPEEIAWDSAPNPAFGDLSTPVCLKLAKTLRRKPLDIAHALAAALKPLLPPEIGEVSVTPPGYLNLRYDYNYLAQKLLDAAVKAKTGEPAASSKGKIVIEHTNINPNKAAHIGHLRNSCLGDTLARLLRADGYQVEVQNYIDDTGTAVADIVVGMEVLNRQWDETKESFDYFCWDLYTDINELYLTRPELKERQREILHAIESGGNAIAAGAKEIAARIVNCHLRTMARFDIFYDLLTWESDILHLGFWQHAFAHLQGNGGLVHETSGPNAGCWVVKLDDVEGFRNLENPDKVLVRSNGTATYVAKDIANQMWKFGILGLDFLYRPYLVQQNGQVLVTSDTYHGSSSSLYGHADRVINVIDIRQKYLQDVLRVSLHKLGFVKEAENSIHFGYEVVALSAAAAGELGVNVEAGAEKDVYAMAGRKGIGVKADDLVDRVIAKATEEVARRHPEQSEQENRRLGQQIAVAAIRYYMIRYNMNSIIVFDFAEALNMQGNTGPYLQYAHARANNILERARGQGAEPSYTIPAGFSLSEPEKQLIKWMNELPDAIAKAAEELAPSAMTEYVYQLASSFMAFYETTPVMNAGSAEIRGFRLGLVDAYRRILKRSLGLLGIPAPTRM